A single region of the Eremothecium gossypii ATCC 10895 chromosome V, complete sequence genome encodes:
- the RAD52 gene encoding recombinase RAD52 (Syntenic homolog of Saccharomyces cerevisiae YML032C (RAD52)) translates to MADDKKGQMGNVDDIQAKLDKRLGPEYISKRVGHGTTRVAYIEGWKAINLANQIFGFNGWSSEVKSVTVDFMDERQGRFTIGCTAVVRVTLSDGTFREDIGYGTVENDRRKSGAFERAKKSAVTDALKRSLRGFGNALGNCLYDKDFLSKIDKVKFEPPDFDEGNLFRATDENNELSRANTVTDHSEGPAPKKRNAPLPPAPRPGAMRPEAAHAAPAPSEPPLERPRSSENDQEDLLDDSFMFSDELQDDDLINIGSAKKAPSGVPRPAPPPPPRAWPPQDAPVAFVTAKAAPDLQAHGPVPPTHLFDPKFQAQSIRHTVDQTTSAHVKLSVLREKGIDQARDDIYSKFAPKGKILPPPDTATDPDPTLAARPALSAPQNLPTNTSSIQRPTMIELPKLHFPQPTAVPLPNVPASRREVGRPKQSPPSLRKPPPQ, encoded by the coding sequence ATGGCAGATGACAAGAAGGGCCAGATGGGGAACGTGGATGATATCCAGGCAAAGCTGGACAAGCGGCTAGGTCCCGAGTACATCTCTAAGCGCGTAGGTCACGGGACGACTCGTGTTGCATACATCGAGGGCTGGAAGGCTATCAACCTCGCAAACCAGATATTCGGGTTCAACGGATGGTCCAGCGAGGTCAAGAGTGTCACGGTGGACTTTATGGACGAACGGCAGGGGCGCTTCACGATTGGATGCACGGCCGTGGTGCGCGTGACACTGTCGGACGGGACGTTCCGCGAAGACATAGGTTATGGCACGGTGGAAAACGACCGCCGAAAGTCCGGGGCGTTCGAGCGTGCCAAGAAGTCTGCCGTGACAGACGCGTTGAAGCGGAGTTTGCGTGGCTTCGGCAACGCGTTGGGCAACTGCCTATACGATAAGGACTTCCTTTCCAAGATAGACAAAGTCAAGTTCGAACCGCCAGACTTTGACGAGGGCAACCTGTTCCGCGCTACGGACGAAAACAACGAGCTGTCGCGGGCGAATACGGTGACGGACCACTCAGAGGGCCCGGCGCCAAAAAAGCGCAACGccccgctgccgcccgccccgcgcccTGGCGCCATGCGTCCAGAGgccgcgcacgccgcgcccgcgccctCGGAGCCCCCACTAGAGCGTCCGCGCAGCAGTGAGAACGACCAGGAGGATCTGCTCGATGATTCCTTCATGTTTAGCGACGAGCTCCAGGACGATGATCTGATCAACATCGGCTCCGCCAAAAAGGCGCCCTCGGGGGTGCCGCGCCCTGCCCCGCCGCCTCCACCGCGGGCCTGGCCCCCCCAGGACGCCCCGGTCGCCTTTGTCACCGCCAAAGCCGCCCCGGATCTCCAGGCACATGGGCCTGTTCCCCCTACCCATCTCTTCGACCCAAAGTTCCAGGCTCAATCCATACGCCATACCGTGGACCAGACCACCTCCGCTCACGTCAAGCTCAGCGTCCTGCGTGAGAAGGGCATCGACCAGGCCCGCGACGACATCTACTCCAAGTTTGCCCCGAAAGGTAAGATCCTGCCTCCCCCAGATACCGCTACCGACCCTGATCCCACATTGGCTGCACGGCCTGCTCTTTCAGCCCCACAGAATCTTCCTACTAACACTTCTAGCATACAAAGGCCTACGATGATCGAACTACCGAAACTTCACTTCCCGCAGCCTACGGCAGTACCTCTCCCGAATGTTCCAGCTTCGCGACGTGAGGTCGGCCGTCCTAAGCAGTCACCCCCTAGTCTACGCAAGCCACCGCCTCAGTAG
- the NHX1 gene encoding bifunctional K:H/Na:H antiporter NHX1 (Syntenic homolog of Saccharomyces cerevisiae YDR456W (NHX1)), which produces MMANRAIQYMIVMTLRMGWAAGAGNDAGGVPNEPDGQPPIDGEPDENVNPITEEIFSSWALCILLFLLIAALWTNYYLTQRRIRAVHETVLSIFYGMLTGFLIRVSPGHYIQDTVTFNSSYFFNFLLPPIILNSGYELNQTNFFSNIVSILTFAIPGTFISAVVLGVILYLWTALGLESIDISFLDALSVGATLSATDPVTILSIFNAYKVDPKLYTIIFGESLLNDAISIVIFETCQKFHGKPLTFMSFFEGIGLFLMTFTISLLIGVMVGILVALLLKHSHVRRYPQIESCLVLLIAYESYFFSNGCHMSGIVSLLFCGITLKHYAYYNMSRRTQLTIKYIFQVLARLSENFIFIYLGLALFTQVELVYKPMLIIVTAISICVARWCAVFPLSDFVNWLYRVRTMGTLRSRTAVSIPDEIPYQYQMMTFWAGLRGAVGVALAMGLQGEFKFPLLATVLVVVVLTVIIFGGTTAGMLEILNIKTGCVEEQEDTDDEFDIEAPRPVQLMSSLDAPPFLADSPTGSPDQESFPPMIDRPSSRSASGADQPVGRLSLDRRNIRETLGNILQADGQWFNKFDERVLKPVFLDNPSASPSNNNQSGSNSFIGNRRS; this is translated from the coding sequence ATGATGGCAAATAGAGCAATACAGTACATGATAGTGATGACGCTCCGCATGGGGTGggccgctggcgctggcAACGATGCGGGAGGGGTGCCGAACGAACCCGACGGACAACCGCCCATAGACGGTGAGCCGGATGAGAACGTGAACCCAATAACTGAGGAGATTTTCTCATCTTGGGCGCTGTGCATCCTTCTCTTCCTCTTAATCGCTGCGTTGTGGACGAACTACTATCTGACACAGCGGCGGATTCGCGCGGTTCACGAAACTGTGCTCTCGATCTTCTATGGCATGTTGACTGGCTTCCTGATTCGGGTGTCGCCGGGGCACTATATCCAGGATACGGTAACCTTTAACTCGTCTTACTTCTTCAACTTTCTCCTACCGCCGATCATCCTGAACTCTGGTTACGAGCTGAACCAAACAAACTTCTTCAGTAACATCGTCTCCATCCTTACGTTTGCCATCCCCGGGACGTTTATCTCGGCAGTGGTTTTGGGCGTTATTCTGTATCTCTGGACTGCACTCGGGCTTGAGTCGATTGACATCTCGTTCCTGGATGCGCTTTCCGTGGGCGCGACGCTGTCCGCCACGGACCCTGTGACTATTTTGTCCATATTCAATGCCTACAAGGTGGATCCAAAGCTATACACGATTATATTTGGGGAGTCACTATTGAATGACGCAATTTCGATTGTGATCTTCGAGACATGCCAGAAGTTTCACGGCAAACCCTTGACGTTTATGTCTTTCTTTGAGGGTATAGGGCTATTCCTGATGACTTTTACGATTTCCCTTCTCATAGGAGTCATGGTCGGCATTCTTGTGGCGCTGCTTTTGAAGCATAGTCATGTCAGGCGGTATCCGCAGATTGAGAGCTGCTTAGTCCTGCTAATTGCCTACGAGTCCTACTTCTTTTCCAATGGTTGTCATATGTCTGGTATAGTGTCCCTCCTTTTCTGCGGTATCACCCTTAAACACTATGCGTACTATAATATGTCGCGCAGGACTCAATTGACAATCAAGTATATCTTCCAGGTTCTTGCGCGTTTGTCTGAGAACTTTATCTTCATTTACCTTGGCCTGGCGCTGTTTACGCAAGTGGAGCTGGTTTACAAGCCCATGCTTATTATAGTCACGGCTATCTCCATCTGCGTTGCGCGCTGGTGCGCTGTATTTCCGCTATCCGACTTTGTGAACTGGCTGTACCGTGTGCGGACTATGGGCACCTTAAGATCAAGGACGGCGGTGTCTATTCCTGACGAGATTCCATACCAATACCAGATGATGACTTTCTGGGCTGGGTTGCGGGGTGCTGTTGGAGTGGCACTGGCTATGGGTCTACAGGGCGAGTTCAAGTTCCCTCTTCTGGCCACTGTGCTGGTAGTTGTGGTTCTCACCGTTATCATATTTGGAGGTACTACTGCGGGTATGCTTGAGATCTTAAACATAAAGACAGGGTGCGTAGAAGAACAGGAGGATACGGATGATGAATTTGATATTGAAGCCCCTAGACCTGTCCAGCTAATGTCTTCATTAGACGCACCTCCATTTTTAGCCGACAGCCCGACCGGCTCCCCGGATCAAGAAAGCTTTCCTCCTATGATAGACCGACCCTCTTCGCGCTCTGCATCAGGCGCTGACCAGCCTGTGGGACGATTATCATTAGACAGAAGAAATATCCGCGAAACCTTGGGCAATATACTGCAAGCCGATGGGCAATGGTTTAACAAGTTTGATGAACGAGTCTTAAAACCGGTTTTTCTGGACAATCCATCTGCATCTCCTTCGAACAACAATCAATCAGGGAGCAATTCTTTTATCGGCAATCGCCGATCTTGA
- the RCF1 gene encoding respiratory supercomplex assembly factor RCF1 (Syntenic homolog of Saccharomyces cerevisiae YML030W (AIM31)), whose protein sequence is MSYLPTSSEADKDLDEMTFSEKMVFHCKREPLVPAGVLMTTGAILLAIKNVRSGNRRNAQKWFRWRVGLQTGTLVALIAGSFFYGSAKHEQLSKEEQLRQKAKMREQLWIQELERRDLEVRRRKQRAEEARKKAAEMQSELSGLEQELRELEESRRK, encoded by the coding sequence ATGTCATACCTACCCACCAGCTCCGAGGCCGACAAGGACCTCGATGAGATGACCTTCTCCGAGAAGATGGTGTTCCACTGTAAGCGTGAGCCGCTCGTTCCCGCAGGCGTCCTTATGACCACAGGTGCCATCCTGCTTGCAATCAAGAACGTACGCTCCGGGAACCGCCGCAACGCCCAGAAGTGGTTTCGCTGGCGTGTCGGCCTGCAGACGGGCACCCTTGTCGCCCTGATTGCAGGCTCCTTTTTCTACGGCTCCGCGAAGCACGAGCAGCTCTCCAAAGAAGAGCAATTGCGCCAGAAGGCCAAAATGCGTGAGCAGCTCTGGATCCAGGAACTGGAGCGCCGGGATCTTGAGGTGCGTCGCAGAAAGCAGCGTGCGGAGGAGGCCCGCAAAAAGGCTGCCGAGATGCAGTCGGAACTTTCCGGCCTAGAGCAGGAACTGCGCGAACTGGAAGAGTCTCGCCGCAAGTGA
- the USA1 gene encoding Usa1p (Syntenic homolog of Saccharomyces cerevisiae YML029W (USA1)) translates to MEYLALPPVQFSIAYLNAEHRSSSLYVRASPKSSVARLLQYVHWLSCIRENMALGPPEQYCLKYQQRPLDLTMLCEEIAGCGAGLVHLELDVRSRSEADTVDLAYDGDSEFAYVNVKFQVNTLSMDKVVAVIRQRVPLKTSVLALRTMACDIVNEYERSSCKNLCSNKNHVPNDMLAFQVAGRSYPVYLGAEDAAEHAGLSLQEVLGFDFAPTPFSHCLIMFRTNHGQDGDGVTIEFVSDSVLAMKTMKVTVDTTVQEVKEFICSVYGHTLMISPSDVKLVYSGQLVQDMNHRGAPIKILEYISDNEHTKLHVKVSEEFREPGPGFWSELFTNPERFSFNLSRSQPTATVSDSGRAVVFPNIPGRRQSLGGTVVPHGSSLHSTDAPASPSQDNLILPQATPQPPHYLTEKGERLKRTGELYERVEVDGSSFFVAREEFDETITEISVSGHTLRISEDQCHVAGDRLYLKPNVVHKLEHILGTSLQRQRVSLFRSVAPPADHLAGEGLRQNVPPPIVTSRAHNLRHLLRIVGYTVYLLFYELTFWVFIMCIFQLYSYPLTFCSLVLAFFLVGLARSSNKLIDTWTDYFFGKNASISSTERADLERIVAEDLKHRFFGRFHASSSFHIILDALSQRLSTDVELRDTLCATYHLNANLSARVALARILRRCASYEYRTADCQPLVQLFDELLRNVLLNLDAPQTLPAPELAVYKELRIYHYKQRIFRTYRKAAALADRLAILCEFCSGGLMRKVATDPEKDNVVVAACKSLALSILLFFPTFQLQFDEIINERTMDRQAAQIQPPADADLREPGDGQAQFEQLEPLLEPATGMQLHPDD, encoded by the coding sequence ATGGAATATCTGGCACTGCCGCCAGTTCAATTCAGCATCGCCTATCTGAATGCGGAGCATCGATCCTCCTCGCTGTACGTGCGTGCGTCCCCCAAGTCATCAGTTGCCAGGCTATTGCAGTATGTGCATTGGTTATCATGCATCAGGGAGAACATGGCGCTTGGGCCGCCTGAGCAATACTGTCTGAAATACCAACAGCGTCCGCTCGATCTGACCATGTTGTGCGAGGAGATTGCAGGCTGCGGCGCGGGGTTGGTCCATCTGGAGCTGGATGTGCGGAGCAGGTCGGAGGCGGACACTGTAGACCTGGCTTACGATGGCGACAGTGAGTTTGCGTATGTGAACGTCAAGTTCCAGGTCAACACGCTTTCCATGGATAAAGTGGTGGCGGTGATAAGGCAACGTGTGCCTCTGAAGACGTCTGTGCTGGCGCTGCGGACGATGGCATGTGATATAGTGAACGAGTACgagcgcagcagctgcaagAACCTGTGTTCGAACAAGAACCATGTGCCCAACGACATGCTTGCATTCCAAGTTGCAGGGCGATCGTACCCTGTGTACCTGGGCGCCGAAGACGCGGCAGAACACGCGGGGTTGAGCCTACAGGAGGTATTGGGCTTTGACTTTGCGCCCACCCCATTCTCGCATTGCTTAATTATGTTCCGTACCAACCACGGCCAGGACGGGGATGGTGTAACTATCGAGTTCGTTTCGGACTCCGTGTTGGCGATGAAGACTATGAAAGTGACAGTCGACACCACCGTGCAGGAAGTAAAGGAGTTTATTTGCTCTGTGTACGGCCACACACTGATGATTTCGCCCTCTGATGTCAAACTGGTATACAGTGGTCAACTTGTGCAGGACATGAACCACAGAGGTGCGCCGATCAAGATTTTGGAGTATATTTCGGACAACGAACACACTAAGTTGCATGTGAAGGTAAGCGAGGAATTCCGCGAGCCAGGACCTGGGTTTTGGTCTGAGCTGTTCACAAACCCCGAGCGCTTTTCTTTTAATCTGTCGCGCTCGCAACCCACTGCGACTGTAAGTGACTCAGGCCGTGCTGTTGTTTTTCCCAACATTCCGGGAAGACGGCAGTCCCTGGGTGGTACAGTTGTTCCGCATGGGTCTTCTCTGCACTCTACTGATGCGCCAGCTTCTCCATCACAAGACAATCTGATCTTGCCGCAGGCTACTCCGCAACCCCCACACTATTTGACCGAAAAGGGCGAAAGGTTGAAACGTACAGGCGAACTGTATGAGCGAGTCGAAGTAGATGGTTCGTCATTTTTTGTCGCGAGGGAGGAGTTCGATGAAACCATCACCGAGATAAGCGTCAGCGGCCATACACTACGGATATCGGAAGACCAGTGCCATGTAGCTGGCGACCGCCTTTACTTGAAGCCTAATGTGGTGCATAAACTCGAACACATCCTGGGCACTTCGCTTCAGCGACAGCGTGTGTCTCTATTCCGCTCAGTCGCTCCGCCTGCGGACCACCTTGCTGGAGAAGGCCTGAGGCAGAACGTGCCGCCCCCGATAGTCACATCCCGTGCCCATAACTTACGTCATCTGTTACGCATTGTCGGCTACACAGTATATCTCCTTTTCTATGAATTGACCTTTTGGGTTTTTATTATGTGCATATTCCAACTTTACAGCTATCCCCTAACCTTCTGTTCGTTGGTACTCGCGTTCTTCCTTGTGGGCCTGGCGCGTTCGTCTAATAAGCTCATCGACACATGGACAGACTATTTCTTCGGGAAGAATGCTAGTATCAGCAGCACAGAGCGTGCAGATTTGGAGCGTATTGTCGCCGAAGATCTGAAGCACCGCTTTTTTGGTCGCTTTCACGCTTCATCAAGCTTCCATATAATCCTCGATGCTCTCTCGCAGCGGCTCAGCACTGATGTAGAGCTACGAGACACGTTATGTGCAACCTACCATCTGAACGCGAACCTCTCGGCCCGCGTAGCGCTCGCGCGTATCCTCAGGCGCTGTGCCTCTTACGAATACCGCACAGCAGACTGCCAACCACTCGTGCAGCTCTTTGATGAGCTTCTCAGGAATGTTCTACTTAATCTGGACGCACCACAAACCTTGCCAGCGCCAGAACTAGCCGTTTACAAAGAATTGCGTATCTACCACTACAAACAGCGGATCTTCCGCACCTACCGCAAGGCAGCCGCTCTCGCAGACAGGTTGGCCATACTATGCGAATTCTGCAGCGGCGGCCTCATGCGCAAAGTCGCTACCGATCCCGAGAAGGACAACGTCGTGGTCGCCGCTTGCAAGAGCCTGGCTCTCTCCATCCTGCTGTTCTTTCCCACCTTTCAACTGCAGTTCGATGAGATTATTAACGAACGCACCATGGACCGCCAAGCTGCACAAATCCAGCCACCAGCTGATGCAGACCTGCGCGAGCCTGGTGATGGTCAGGCGCAAttcgagcagctggaacCACTCCTAGAGCCTGCCACTGGCATGCAGTTGCACCCAGATGACTAA
- the GUK1 gene encoding guanylate kinase (Syntenic homolog of Saccharomyces cerevisiae YDR454C (GUK1)) yields the protein MPRPIVISGPSGAGKSTLLKKLFAEFPERFGFSVSSTTRAPRPGEVQGKDYNFASVEEFQAMIAQKKFIEWAQFSGNYYGTTVAAVRKVIDSGKICILDIDMQGVKSVKQTDLHARFLFLAPPSLDSLRERLVGRGTETEESLNKRLAAAEAEMAYAATGAHDRIVVNDDIDRAYAELKEFILNE from the coding sequence ATGCCACGCCCTATCGTTATCTCCGGCCCCAGCGGTGCTGGCAAGTCAACGCTTCTGAAGAAGCTATTCGCAGAGTTTCCCGAACGGTTTGGGTTCTCCGTCTCGTCGACCACGCGGGCGCCTAGACCGGGCGAGGTGCAGGGCAAGGATTACAACTTTGCCTCCGTAGAGGAGTTTCAGGCGATGATTGCGCAGAAGAAGTTCATCGAGTGGGCGCAGTTCTCCGGCAACTACTACGGCACGACCGTGGCCGCGGTGCGCAAGGTCATCGACTCCGGGAAGATTTGTATCCTGGATATCGACATGCAGGGCGTCAAGTCCGTCAAGCAAACGGATCTGCACGCGCGCTTCCTGTTCCTCGCGCCGCCATCGCTTGACTCGCTACGCGAACGCCTAGTGGGGCGCGGTACGGAGACGGAAGAATCGCTCAACAAGCGGCTAGCGGCTGCGGAGGCGGAAATGGCCTACGCGGCCACTGGCGCCCACGACCGCATCGTGGTCAACGATGACATCGATCGTGCGTACGCCGAGTTGAAGGAATTCATCTTAAACGAATGA
- the TSA2 gene encoding thioredoxin peroxidase TSA2 (Syntenic homolog of Saccharomyces cerevisiae YML028W (TSA1) and YDR453C (TSA2)): MVAQVQKQAPAFKKTAVIDGVFDEVSLEKYKGKYVVLAFIPLAFTFVCPTEIVAFSDAAKKFEDLGAQVLFASTDSEYSLLAWTNIARKDGGLGNVNIPLVADTNHSLSRDYGVLIEEEGIALRGLFVIDPKGVVRHITINDLPVGRNVDEALRLVEGFQWTDKNGTVLPCNWTPGAATIKPDVAASKEYFSEAHKD, encoded by the coding sequence ATGGTCGCCCAGGTTCAAAAGCAAGCCCCAGCATTCAAGAAGACCGCCGTCATCGACGGTGTGTTCGATGAGGTTTCCTTGGAGAAATACAAGGGCAAGTACGTTGTCTTGGCCTTCATCCCATTGGCCTTCACCTTTGTGTGCCCAACTGAGATCGTTGCCTTCTCTGACGCCGCTAAGAAGTTCGAGGACTTGGGTGCGCAAGTGTTGTTTGCTTCCACCGACTCTGAGTACTCGTTGTTGGCTTGGACCAACATTGCCAGAAAGGACGGTGGTCTAGGTAACGTGAACATTCCTCTTGTTGCCGACACCAACCACTCCTTGTCCCGCGACTACGGCGTGTTGATCGAGGAGGAGGGCATTGCCTTGAGAGGTCTATTCGTGATCGACCCTAAGGGCGTGGTCAGACACATCACCATTAACGACTTGCCAGTCGGCAGAAACGTCGACGAGGCCTTGAGATTGGTTGAGGGCTTCCAGTGGACCGACAAGAACGGCACTGTCTTGCCATGCAACTGGACTCCAGGTGCTGCTACTATCAAGCCTGATGTTGCTGCCTCCAAGGAGTACTTCAGCGAGGCCCACAAGGACTAA
- the NDC1 gene encoding Ndc1p (Syntenic homolog of Saccharomyces cerevisiae YML031W (NDC1)), whose translation MYDSATPAPLNLRYSYNAIFSDICKTRFNYLATRLLLTLSVVSGAAVTIMGRWDINTWERMLLFPVKALLVYFALLLVIITRKNYLHVQFLGYSNTITFVYGEFFSLKFVLYQITHIVSGLLISLSLSGVLYDSKHSIPVLYRRLNEWMLVPLIYTVQHLAFDLGRLSFNYGHHRQSCQAFILSRTRDSFVKCCVLTAATFVLQPVVYFMLTTKLSVGFLAYIQTTILAFITFQLWDLTNIAFNAYLSIGCLHKGKPISSLSSTPMETLVTGLNSKRMFTRLTAFQELSYRATSPEVQMRLPIYHTRYGNSHIWTNILRECLVTIQESNKNIADFLKSLEQSKETFSSAKQMNFSPLSQDDVLFGNQPALSTAAYPQAHLPTPSQRLNKDPLDSGAGVAAARYFPGQSARQFIQPAHSYNPPIFTQQPSMLHLVQDVANYLTKFLVSFFFPGQANASGSKRPLSFFELWTISKKHQAEKLIPLPSCYAECVIALMGMLINSLDEDPKGSVVSSVGEVLKILERSVGSLGTFVEWELPSSSDSGPDAISVLYDLTINVFLEIVLKYNELLNDVYLDDDVVKLSQWVLQTCNE comes from the coding sequence ATGTATGATTCTGCTACTCCTGCACCACTGAACTTGCGGTACAGTTATAATGCGATTTTCAGCGACATTTGCAAGACTAGGTTCAATTACCTAGCCACGCGACTGCTGTTGACATTGAGCGTTGTGTCGGGAGCGGCAGTGACGATTATGGGGCGGTGGGACATAAACACCTGGGAGCGGATGCTTTTGTTTCCGGTTAAGGCGTTGTTGGTATACTTTGCGCTACTGCTGGTGATCATCACACGGAAAAACTACCTGCATGTGCAGTTTCTGGGGTATTCGAATACCATCACGTTCGTGTATGGGGAATTTTTCTCGCTGAAGTTTGTATTATACCAGATCACACACATCGTAAGCGGTCTTTTAATATCCCTGTCGCTAAGTGGTGTTCTCTACGATTCCAAGCACAGCATTCCAGTGCTTTACCGGCGGTTAAATGAGTGGATGTTGGTGCCTCTGATATACACTGTGCAACATCTTGCGTTTGACCTGGGGCGCCTGTCGTTTAATTACGGGCACCATCGCCAGAGCTGTCAGGCGTTTATTTTGTCACGGACGCGTGACTCCTTTGTGAAGTGCTGCGTATTAACCGCCGCAACTTTTGTGCTGCAGCCCGTGGTTTACTTCATGTTGACCACGAAACTTTCGGTTGGGTTCCTTGCTTACATACAGACTACGATACTTGCATTCATCACCTTCCAGCTGTGGGATCTCACGAACATCGCGTTCAATGCATATCTTTCCATCGGCTGTTTACACAAAGGGAAGCCGATCTCCTCCCTCTCGTCTACGCCTATGGAAACTCTGGTGACAGGTCTGAACTCCAAACGCATGTTCACTAGATTGACCGCATTCCAGGAACTATCGTACCGTGCTACGTCGCCAGAGGTACAGATGAGGCTGCCAATATACCACACCCGCTATGGGAATTCTCATATATGGACCAACATATTGCGTGAATGTCTTGTGACCATCCAGGAGAGCAATAAAAACATTGCTGACTTTTTGAAAAGCCTCGAGCAGTCCAAGGAAACATTCTCCTCGGCAAAACAGATGAACTTTTCGCCACTTTCACAGGATGATGTTCTTTTTGGAAACCAGCCTGCATTGTCTACGGCAGCTTATCCACAGGCACACCTCCCCACACCTAGCCAGCGTCTCAATAAGGATCCACTGGATTCTGGTGCAGgtgttgctgctgcgcgctACTTCCCAGGACAGTCTGCTCGGCAATTTATCCAGCCTGCGCATTCTTACAATCCACCGATATTTACACAGCAGCCGAGCATGCTACATCTTGTTCAAGATGTAGCGAATTACCTCACTAAGTTCCTTGTATCCTTTTTTTTTCCAGGCCAGGCGAACGCTTCTGGTTCCAAACGTCCGCTATCCTTTTTTGAGCTGTGGACTATATCCAAGAAGCATCAAGCCGAAAAGCTGATTCCTCTACCGAGCTGCTATGCGGAGTGTGTTATTGCCCTAATGGGTATGTTGATCAACTCATTAGATGAAGATCCCAAAGGAAGCGTAGTATCATCCGTCGGAGAGGTACTGAAAATACTCGAAAGATCAGTGGGCTCCCTGGGTACTTTTGTGGAATGGGAACTACCTTCCTCCTCAGACTCAGGACCGGACGCCATATCAGTTCTCTATGATCTAACTATTAATGTGTTCCTTGAAATTGTGCTGAAATATAACGAGCTCTTAAATGATGTCTATCTTGATGACGATGTCGTCAAGTTGAGCCAATGGGTACTTCAAACGTGTAATGAATAA